The sequence TCCCTAGCAGCTGCTGTAGATGGACCACTGCCGCTGTTCTCAATGGTGCTTCTGGCTGCCCCGGCAGACGACATGCTGCCGCTGACGAAGGTGCGACAGGAAACaaagagtgtgtcaggggtaataATAGTGGCGTCAGCACTAAAGAAGGAACCCTCACCACTGAGAGAGTCGGAGGTCAGCAGACTGGCGGTATCAGTGAACCAAGATGAGGCAAGTGAGGGTGGAGGCACCTCGCTTGTGCGCCTGGGCCAAGGCGGAGACTCGCTAGTCAAGTGTCGTCGTCGTGAGCGGTGaggatggtggtgacggtgatggtgtGGGCATGGGTAGAGAGCGTGCTGCACAAGTATGGTGTCCGAGTGAGGAATGGTAGCTGGGTGAGGGAAGGAGGTGGAGCGAAAACCACAGCGGTTAATGGCAGGCTTGCTGGCGCTCTCCCAGTGAAAGAATCTACGGGAGGGAAGGACACCAACTGACATGATCTGCTCAACACCGTCAGGTCAAGCTCCTCGCCtctacacctgcctcacac is a genomic window of Procambarus clarkii isolate CNS0578487 chromosome 8, FALCON_Pclarkii_2.0, whole genome shotgun sequence containing:
- the LOC123759576 gene encoding uncharacterized protein, with amino-acid sequence MSVGVLPSRRFFHWESASKPAINRCGFRSTSFPHPATIPHSDTILVQHALYPCPHHHRHHHPHRSRRRHLTSESPPWPRRTSEVPPPSLASSWFTDTASLLTSDSLSGEGSFFSADATIITPDTLFVSCRTFVSGSMSSAGAARSTIENSGSGPSTAAAREVKQYLSRTLFPRPSSTLHGYASLYHRLKKLPASHRKARQAKTHAAADAASEAMQQEAQPPYDLDDVDHITEKIHSPPRIEIHIYVPTATAAAASAATAPEGETAPDPY